One genomic window of Deltaproteobacteria bacterium includes the following:
- a CDS encoding sigma-54-dependent Fis family transcriptional regulator, which produces MGTVLIIDDNDTIREGLRHTVEKLGHTAVVAAGGAEGLAEFERRGDIDFVITDLKMDGVDGVEVLRRVRELNPDVPTMIITAYGTVETAVECMKLDAFDFLTKPFAPEVVRLKVERALELAEARRARRRAEAHRDYLRDEAEGRYALAELVGASAPMRAVARAIEKVAPTDSAVLITGESGTGKELVARAIHRLSRRREAPFIKMNCAAIAETLLESELFGHERGAFTGAVRQKLGRFELADRGTLFLDEIGDITPAMQVKLLRALQEKEFERVGGERTVRVDVRIVAATNKDLRAEVDAGRFREDLFYRLNVVPIHVPPLRERRDDIPLLVEHFIAKLAPRTNPRVRAIADDALGRMMAYRWPGNVRELENAVEQALVFAEGDAISVAALPAFLQSAGDGDRLDVPEKMSLPEILEDLERQLILKAYAKAKGVKTETARLLGIKTSALYYKLDKYGIS; this is translated from the coding sequence ATGGGAACCGTTCTGATCATCGACGACAACGACACGATTCGAGAGGGCCTGCGCCACACGGTGGAGAAGTTGGGCCACACCGCGGTCGTGGCGGCGGGCGGCGCCGAGGGGCTGGCCGAATTCGAGCGCCGCGGCGACATCGACTTCGTCATCACCGACCTCAAGATGGACGGCGTCGACGGTGTCGAGGTGCTGCGCCGCGTGCGCGAACTCAACCCGGACGTTCCGACGATGATCATCACCGCGTACGGCACGGTCGAGACGGCCGTCGAGTGCATGAAGCTGGATGCGTTTGACTTTTTGACCAAGCCGTTCGCACCCGAGGTCGTCCGGCTCAAGGTCGAGCGCGCGCTTGAACTGGCCGAGGCGCGCCGCGCCCGCCGCCGCGCCGAGGCGCACCGCGACTACCTGCGCGACGAGGCCGAGGGGCGCTATGCGCTCGCGGAACTGGTCGGCGCGTCGGCGCCGATGCGCGCGGTCGCGCGCGCGATCGAAAAGGTGGCGCCGACGGATTCGGCGGTGCTCATCACCGGCGAAAGCGGCACCGGCAAGGAACTCGTGGCGCGCGCGATCCACCGGCTGTCGCGCCGCCGCGAGGCTCCGTTCATCAAGATGAACTGCGCGGCGATCGCGGAGACGTTGCTCGAGTCGGAGCTGTTCGGCCACGAGCGCGGCGCGTTCACCGGCGCGGTGCGCCAGAAGCTCGGCCGATTCGAACTGGCCGACCGCGGGACGCTGTTTCTCGACGAGATCGGCGACATCACGCCGGCGATGCAGGTCAAGCTGTTGCGCGCGCTGCAGGAAAAGGAGTTCGAGCGGGTCGGCGGCGAGCGCACCGTGCGCGTCGACGTGCGCATCGTCGCCGCGACCAACAAGGATCTGCGCGCGGAGGTGGACGCCGGTCGCTTTCGCGAGGACCTGTTTTACCGGCTGAACGTGGTGCCGATCCACGTGCCGCCGCTGCGCGAGCGCCGCGACGACATACCGCTGCTGGTCGAGCACTTCATCGCAAAGCTGGCGCCGCGCACCAACCCGCGCGTGCGCGCGATCGCCGACGACGCGCTGGGTCGGATGATGGCGTATCGCTGGCCCGGCAACGTGCGCGAGCTGGAAAACGCCGTCGAACAGGCGCTCGTGTTCGCGGAGGGCGACGCGATCTCGGTCGCGGCGCTGCCGGCGTTCTTGCAGAGCGCCGGGGACGGCGACCGACTCGACGTCCCCGAAAAGATGTCGCTGCCGGAGATCCTCGAGGACCTCGAGCGCCAGCTCATCCTCAAGGCGTACGCAAAGGCCAAGGGCGTCAAGACGGAGACGGCGCGGCTGCTCGGCATCAAGACGTCGGCGCTGTATTACAAGCTCGACAAGTACGGCATCTCGTGA
- a CDS encoding sensor histidine kinase, whose protein sequence is MPARRPRPTILVKLLFAFVAPAAALFAVFAFVAYETARDNLDAELGSRLAAIAAAAATELRDPSLARLEPGMEDDVRFQQCRARLDAVRRATGVARIYAFTQRHTSVCDTDDGVPIGATYYQLREDAAELARVFAGGGPVASVLFEGRDGRLYKAGYARAAAADAGAALAVGVDAPATYFDRLADLRRTLIGYGAAFAVLGLLVSVVVATRITRPVRRLAAAAERIGRGDLATAIDVPASDEIGLLARTMEDMRRGLRARDERMQMMLSGIAHEVRNPLGGIKLFAGILRDELAGDARLRAHVDRIDTELDHLEAVVGDFLAYARRPAPQPEPVDLAAVGAEVADAVRAEASRAGVEVDVDVDGAMCRADRNQIKRALMNLVRNAVQASSGRAGLRARRRGDAVVVEVWNSAREPIPEDVMARMFEPFFTTKEKGTGLGLAFAREIVEEAGGTIEVRNAADERTVFCLTLPAVDGGTAAPRTA, encoded by the coding sequence GTGCCCGCACGGCGGCCGCGGCCGACGATCCTCGTCAAGCTCCTCTTCGCGTTCGTCGCGCCGGCCGCGGCGCTGTTCGCGGTGTTCGCGTTCGTCGCGTACGAGACGGCGCGGGACAACCTCGACGCGGAACTCGGCAGCCGCCTCGCGGCGATCGCGGCGGCGGCGGCCACCGAGTTGCGCGACCCGAGCCTGGCGCGGCTCGAGCCGGGCATGGAGGACGACGTGCGCTTTCAGCAATGCCGCGCACGGCTCGACGCGGTCCGGCGCGCGACCGGCGTGGCGCGCATCTACGCATTCACCCAACGGCACACGTCGGTGTGCGACACGGACGACGGCGTGCCGATCGGTGCGACGTACTACCAACTGCGCGAGGACGCGGCCGAACTGGCGCGGGTGTTCGCGGGCGGTGGACCCGTGGCGTCCGTGTTGTTCGAGGGGCGTGACGGCCGGCTGTACAAGGCGGGCTACGCGCGCGCCGCGGCGGCCGACGCCGGCGCGGCGCTGGCGGTCGGAGTCGATGCGCCGGCGACCTACTTCGATCGGCTGGCCGACCTGCGCCGCACGCTGATCGGCTACGGCGCGGCGTTCGCGGTGCTCGGGTTGCTGGTATCGGTCGTGGTCGCGACGCGCATCACGCGGCCGGTGCGCCGGCTGGCGGCGGCGGCCGAGCGGATCGGCCGCGGCGATCTGGCGACCGCGATCGACGTGCCGGCGTCCGACGAGATCGGCCTGCTGGCGCGAACGATGGAGGACATGCGCCGAGGCTTGCGCGCGCGCGACGAGCGGATGCAGATGATGCTGTCGGGAATCGCGCACGAGGTGCGCAACCCGCTCGGCGGGATCAAGTTGTTCGCCGGCATCCTGCGCGACGAGCTGGCCGGCGACGCAAGGTTGCGCGCGCACGTCGATCGGATCGACACCGAACTCGACCACCTCGAGGCGGTCGTCGGCGACTTTCTCGCGTACGCACGGCGGCCGGCACCGCAGCCGGAGCCGGTCGATCTGGCCGCGGTGGGCGCCGAAGTGGCCGACGCGGTGCGCGCGGAGGCGTCGCGCGCGGGCGTCGAGGTCGACGTCGACGTCGACGGCGCCATGTGTCGGGCCGACCGCAACCAGATCAAGCGGGCGCTCATGAACCTGGTGCGCAACGCGGTACAGGCGAGCTCCGGGCGCGCCGGCCTGCGCGCTCGGCGTCGGGGCGACGCGGTGGTGGTGGAAGTGTGGAACAGCGCGCGCGAGCCAATCCCGGAGGACGTGATGGCGCGCATGTTCGAGCCGTTTTTCACCACCAAGGAAAAGGGAACTGGCCTCGGGTTGGCGTTCGCGCGCGAAATCGTCGAGGAGGCGGGCGGTACGATCGAGGTGCGCAACGCCGCGGACGAGCGCACGGTATTCTGCCTGACGTTGCCGGCGGTCGACGGCGGCACCGCGGCGCCGCGGACGGCATGA
- a CDS encoding N-acetyl-gamma-glutamyl-phosphate reductase, with protein MSRVPVAIVGGSGYTGAELLRILLRHPRVEVAAVCARRSAGERIADVFPHLAGVVDRTVEPFDAAEVAARAEVALCALPHGASAPIVAALRERGVAVVDLSADFRLRDPAAYAEWYGPHPHPELIGGAVYGLPERYRDRLRGAALIAAPGCYPTSALLAIAPLLAAGLVRGDDLIVDAKSGASGAGREPGLATHLPEAGEGIRAYKVGGAHRHIPEIEQELAAIAGGAPRIVFTPHLVPMSRGIFTCVYAVPTERDRPEADYRAAVDAAYAAEPFITVLPAGRVPDTAHVRGSNRAHVNVCVDRRAGRVLAMCAIDNLGKGASGQAVQCLNAARGWPETDGLDAPPVFP; from the coding sequence GTGTCGCGGGTGCCGGTCGCCATCGTCGGCGGGTCCGGGTACACCGGCGCCGAACTGCTGCGCATCCTGTTGCGCCACCCGCGCGTCGAAGTCGCCGCGGTGTGCGCGCGGCGGTCGGCCGGCGAGCGGATCGCCGACGTCTTCCCGCACCTCGCGGGCGTCGTGGACCGGACGGTCGAGCCGTTCGACGCGGCGGAGGTCGCCGCGCGCGCCGAGGTGGCGTTGTGCGCGCTGCCGCACGGCGCGAGCGCGCCGATCGTGGCGGCTCTGCGCGAGCGCGGCGTGGCGGTCGTGGATCTGTCGGCCGACTTCCGGCTGCGCGATCCGGCCGCCTACGCCGAGTGGTACGGCCCGCACCCGCATCCCGAGCTGATCGGCGGCGCGGTCTACGGTCTGCCCGAGCGGTACCGCGATCGCCTGCGCGGCGCCGCACTCATCGCCGCGCCGGGCTGCTACCCGACCAGCGCGCTGCTGGCGATCGCTCCGCTGCTCGCCGCGGGGCTCGTGCGCGGCGACGACCTGATCGTCGACGCCAAGAGCGGCGCCAGCGGCGCCGGCCGCGAACCCGGCCTCGCGACTCACCTCCCCGAGGCCGGCGAGGGCATCCGCGCCTACAAGGTCGGCGGCGCGCATCGCCATATCCCGGAGATCGAACAGGAGCTGGCCGCGATCGCCGGTGGCGCGCCGCGGATCGTGTTCACCCCGCATCTGGTGCCGATGTCGCGCGGCATCTTCACGTGCGTGTACGCGGTGCCGACCGAGCGCGACCGCCCGGAGGCCGACTATCGCGCCGCCGTCGACGCGGCCTACGCGGCGGAGCCGTTCATCACCGTCTTGCCCGCCGGCCGCGTGCCCGACACCGCCCACGTGCGCGGCTCGAACCGCGCCCACGTCAACGTGTGCGTCGACCGGCGCGCCGGCCGCGTCCTGGCCATGTGCGCGATCGACAACCTCGGCAAGGGCGCATCCGGCCAGGCGGTGCAGTGCCTCAACGCCGCCCGCGGCTGGCCCGAGACCGACGGCCTCGACGCCCCGCCGGTGTTTCCCTGA
- a CDS encoding 30S ribosomal protein S9 produces the protein MATDNRTYATGRRKTAVARVWLSPGSGNFEINGRSDEDYFDRATARMVIRQAFELTDTLGKFDVYATVRGGGPAAQAGALRHGITRALCAVDPAYRPPLKQAGFVTRDPRKKERKKYGMKGARARFQFSKR, from the coding sequence ATGGCGACTGACAACAGGACGTACGCAACCGGGCGCCGCAAGACGGCGGTGGCGCGGGTCTGGTTGAGCCCGGGCAGCGGCAACTTTGAGATCAACGGCCGCAGCGACGAGGATTACTTCGACCGCGCGACCGCGCGCATGGTCATCCGCCAGGCGTTCGAACTCACCGACACCCTCGGCAAGTTCGACGTGTACGCGACCGTGCGCGGCGGTGGGCCGGCCGCGCAGGCCGGCGCGCTGCGCCACGGCATCACCCGCGCGCTGTGCGCGGTCGACCCGGCGTACCGCCCGCCGCTGAAGCAGGCCGGTTTCGTCACGCGCGACCCGCGCAAGAAGGAGCGCAAGAAGTACGGCATGAAGGGCGCGCGCGCGCGCTTCCAGTTCTCGAAGCGCTAA
- a CDS encoding 50S ribosomal protein L13 translates to MHKPQKTSQLTKEAADAQRGWYVVDLEGQVLGRAASKIASVLRGKHKPTYTPHVDCGDFVIVLNADKVKLTGNKWSAKNYYRHSLYPGGLKTTSAARMRDTHPDRIVREAVWGMLPKNRLGRKMLKKLKIYAGTEHHHQAQKPQPLAL, encoded by the coding sequence ATGCACAAGCCGCAGAAGACAAGCCAACTCACCAAGGAAGCCGCCGACGCCCAACGCGGCTGGTACGTGGTGGACCTCGAGGGCCAGGTGCTCGGCCGCGCCGCCTCGAAGATCGCCAGCGTGCTCCGCGGCAAGCACAAGCCCACCTACACGCCTCACGTCGACTGCGGCGACTTCGTCATCGTCCTCAACGCCGACAAGGTCAAGCTCACCGGTAACAAGTGGTCGGCGAAGAACTACTACCGCCACTCGCTGTACCCGGGCGGACTCAAGACGACCAGCGCGGCGCGCATGCGCGACACGCACCCCGACCGCATCGTGCGCGAGGCGGTGTGGGGCATGCTTCCGAAGAACCGGCTCGGCCGCAAGATGCTCAAGAAGCTGAAAATCTACGCGGGCACCGAGCACCACCATCAGGCGCAGAAGCCGCAGCCGCTCGCGCTGTAG
- a CDS encoding response regulator has translation MTEPPAIAPSDCTVLVADDQARARAQVAALLAERGYRVLLAHDGAQAVQMAKREAPDVAIVDVVMPHTDGLDVVRRLRADDRVPYIPVLLLSSSDAPPDRVAGLRAGADDFLGKPYHDEELVARVEALARVGRLVRAARRPPGGGDRDPVTGLRTAAYLTERVRAEFERAGRHAEPLSLMLLDIDAGGAGAAADRALAAAADALRGEARAMDVVARADGAAFAVVLPNTHFAGALATAERLWRTLAAAGWPPWIGAACYPGAATRTAQQLVSAARSALARARADGPARVCLVQHEAYIFQPE, from the coding sequence GTGACCGAGCCACCCGCCATCGCGCCGTCCGACTGCACGGTACTGGTCGCCGACGATCAGGCCCGCGCGCGCGCGCAGGTCGCCGCGCTGTTGGCCGAGCGCGGCTACCGCGTGTTGCTGGCACACGACGGCGCGCAGGCGGTGCAGATGGCCAAGCGCGAGGCGCCGGACGTCGCGATCGTCGACGTGGTGATGCCCCACACCGACGGCCTCGACGTGGTGCGCCGCCTGCGCGCCGACGACCGCGTGCCGTACATCCCCGTGCTGCTGCTGTCGTCGTCGGACGCGCCGCCCGACCGCGTCGCCGGACTGCGCGCCGGCGCGGACGACTTCCTCGGCAAGCCGTATCACGACGAGGAACTGGTCGCGCGGGTCGAGGCGCTGGCCCGCGTCGGCCGGCTGGTGCGAGCGGCCCGCCGACCGCCCGGCGGCGGCGACCGCGATCCGGTCACGGGCCTGCGGACCGCCGCCTACCTGACCGAGCGCGTCCGAGCCGAGTTCGAGCGCGCCGGCCGCCACGCCGAGCCGCTGTCGCTGATGCTGCTGGACATCGACGCCGGCGGCGCGGGCGCCGCCGCGGACCGCGCGCTCGCCGCCGCCGCCGACGCGCTGCGCGGCGAGGCGCGCGCGATGGACGTGGTGGCGCGCGCCGACGGCGCCGCGTTCGCGGTGGTGCTGCCGAACACCCACTTCGCCGGCGCGCTGGCCACCGCCGAGCGGCTGTGGCGCACGCTCGCCGCCGCGGGCTGGCCTCCGTGGATCGGCGCCGCGTGCTACCCGGGCGCCGCGACCCGCACCGCCCAGCAGCTGGTGTCCGCCGCGCGGTCCGCGCTCGCCCGCGCGCGCGCCGACGGCCCGGCGAGGGTGTGCCTGGTCCAGCACGAGGCGTACATCTTCCAGCCCGAGTGA
- a CDS encoding NAD(+)/NADH kinase — MSRVGFLPRPDRQPPGPLFDELVAWVRSHGHEAVVTEEDGLSPAGARVVPEAELGASIDLGVVLGGDGSMLRAAHLLADHFVPVLGINLGSLGFLSPFDPSDATAALDAALAGALPIVERMRMEVTLEQCDGNRRTRRGLNEAVVHQGTVARLVELEARVDGMLVTEYSADGLIVATPTGSTAYNLAAGGPIIMPGLGALALTPICAHALTNRPLVVPETSIITIVLPRQAAGDDVVLTVDGNWVHPIRPGDRVTIKAADRPFRVFASDKPYFDILREKLHWGARTR, encoded by the coding sequence ATGAGCCGCGTCGGTTTCCTGCCGCGACCCGACCGCCAACCGCCGGGGCCGCTGTTCGACGAACTGGTCGCGTGGGTCCGCAGCCACGGCCACGAGGCGGTGGTCACCGAGGAGGACGGCCTGTCGCCGGCCGGCGCGCGCGTGGTGCCCGAGGCGGAGCTGGGCGCATCCATCGACCTCGGCGTCGTGCTGGGCGGCGACGGGTCGATGCTGCGCGCCGCGCACCTTCTGGCCGACCACTTCGTCCCCGTGCTCGGCATCAACCTCGGCAGCCTGGGGTTTCTCAGCCCGTTCGACCCGAGCGACGCGACCGCCGCGCTCGACGCGGCGTTGGCCGGAGCGTTGCCGATCGTCGAGCGAATGCGCATGGAAGTGACGCTCGAGCAGTGCGACGGGAACCGCCGGACGCGGCGGGGACTCAACGAGGCGGTGGTCCACCAGGGCACCGTCGCGCGCCTGGTCGAACTGGAGGCGCGCGTCGACGGCATGCTGGTCACCGAGTACAGCGCGGACGGCCTGATCGTCGCGACGCCGACCGGCTCGACCGCGTACAACCTCGCCGCCGGCGGGCCGATCATCATGCCCGGGCTCGGCGCGCTCGCGCTCACGCCGATCTGCGCGCACGCGCTCACCAACCGGCCGCTCGTCGTCCCCGAGACCTCGATCATCACGATCGTCCTGCCCCGCCAGGCCGCCGGCGACGACGTGGTGCTCACGGTCGACGGCAACTGGGTCCATCCGATCCGCCCCGGCGACCGCGTCACGATCAAAGCGGCCGATCGGCCGTTCCGCGTGTTCGCCTCCGACAAGCCCTACTTCGACATCCTGCGGGAGAAGCTCCACTGGGGCGCGCGCACCCGCTAG
- the recN gene encoding DNA repair protein RecN, which produces MLRHLRVTNFAILSDVSLDFSDGFNVLTGETGAGKSLIVEAVNLLRGGRASADIPRKGADEAVVEAIVEVPDDLAPRVDALVDAAGLPREPELLIRRVVQRGGRSRTYVNGALTTASRLADIASVLIDLSGQHQHQGLVDANRHRDILDAFAGHDELVARMRAAYAALADADRALAALSGDAASIEERMDYLRFQVDEIDAVAPVPGEDEELERERARLHAVDQLLAGARGAEELAYSGDGAAIDQLAAAIAALSRAAAVDDALDAPRQQLEEARALIEDAAATLRDYAETLDADPARLAEVEDRLEALARLKRKHGPTLDDVLARAGELRAELDALANRDGECARLERERQRARAEAEAIARELTAARRKAGRRLARAVGDALAQLGMADAALDVQIAPRDLGPAGGDRVELRLAANPGEEAKPLAKVASGGELSRIMLALKLVLRRAEPVATYVFDEVDAGIGGATAEVVGRQIRQIANARQVLCVTHLAQIAAFADTHFRVSKQIVDGRTETEVVRLDGAARTEEISRMLSGARLTRRARAHAEELLRAARGA; this is translated from the coding sequence ATGCTCCGACACCTCCGCGTCACCAACTTCGCGATCCTGTCCGACGTCTCGCTCGACTTCAGCGACGGATTCAACGTGCTCACCGGCGAGACCGGAGCCGGCAAATCGCTCATCGTCGAGGCGGTCAACCTGCTGCGCGGCGGCCGCGCGAGCGCCGACATTCCGCGCAAGGGCGCCGACGAGGCGGTGGTCGAGGCGATCGTCGAGGTGCCCGACGATTTGGCGCCGCGGGTCGACGCGCTGGTCGACGCGGCCGGGCTGCCGCGCGAACCGGAGCTGCTGATCCGGCGCGTCGTCCAGCGCGGCGGCCGCAGCCGCACCTACGTCAACGGCGCGCTCACCACCGCGTCGCGCCTCGCGGACATCGCGTCGGTGCTGATCGACCTGTCCGGCCAGCACCAACACCAAGGGCTGGTCGACGCGAACCGCCACCGCGACATCCTCGACGCGTTCGCCGGACACGACGAGCTGGTCGCGCGGATGCGCGCGGCGTACGCCGCGCTGGCCGATGCGGACCGCGCGCTGGCCGCGCTGTCCGGCGACGCGGCGTCCATCGAGGAGCGGATGGACTACCTGCGGTTCCAGGTCGACGAGATCGACGCGGTGGCCCCGGTCCCCGGCGAGGACGAGGAACTCGAGCGCGAGCGCGCGCGGCTGCACGCGGTCGACCAGCTGCTCGCGGGCGCGCGCGGCGCCGAGGAGCTGGCCTACTCGGGCGACGGCGCCGCCATCGACCAACTCGCCGCGGCGATCGCGGCGCTGTCGCGTGCGGCCGCGGTGGACGACGCGCTCGACGCCCCCCGCCAGCAGCTCGAGGAGGCGCGGGCGTTGATCGAGGATGCCGCCGCGACCTTGCGCGACTACGCCGAGACGCTCGACGCCGACCCGGCGCGACTCGCGGAGGTCGAGGACCGGCTCGAGGCGCTCGCGCGGCTCAAGCGCAAGCACGGGCCGACGCTCGACGACGTGCTCGCGCGCGCCGGGGAGCTGCGCGCCGAACTCGACGCGCTGGCCAACCGCGACGGCGAATGCGCGCGGCTCGAGCGCGAGCGCCAGCGCGCGCGGGCGGAGGCCGAGGCGATCGCGCGCGAGCTGACCGCGGCGCGGCGCAAGGCCGGGCGCCGGCTCGCGCGCGCGGTCGGCGACGCGCTCGCCCAGCTCGGCATGGCGGACGCCGCGCTCGACGTGCAGATCGCGCCCCGCGACCTCGGTCCCGCCGGCGGCGACCGCGTGGAGCTGCGCCTGGCCGCCAACCCCGGCGAGGAGGCCAAGCCGCTCGCCAAGGTCGCATCCGGCGGCGAGCTGTCGCGCATCATGCTCGCGCTCAAACTCGTGCTGCGCCGCGCCGAGCCGGTGGCGACCTACGTGTTCGACGAGGTCGACGCGGGCATCGGCGGCGCGACCGCCGAGGTCGTCGGCCGCCAGATCCGCCAGATCGCAAACGCCCGGCAGGTGCTGTGCGTCACTCACCTGGCGCAGATCGCCGCGTTCGCCGACACCCACTTCCGGGTGTCGAAGCAGATCGTCGACGGCCGCACCGAAACCGAGGTCGTCCGACTCGATGGCGCGGCGCGAACCGAGGAGATCTCGCGGATGCTGTCCGGTGCGCGCCTCACACGCCGCGCGCGCGCTCACGCCGAGGAGCTGCTGCGCGCGGCGCGCGGCGCGTGA
- a CDS encoding DUF882 domain-containing protein — MTWTKLAAAAAFAVATVVAEASPAEARPAQRAASAAPAQRAARRTTRARRARRGVRECRRVRGHRRCRWVPVFAGHGVAASRLRTEPLPKPSGDIHLWLVNFREDVAVHIYRDDGSLDDEALAALDHAFRCKRTREERAVDPRLYEVLSIIYDHFGRRRIELVSGFRFQRNEKSRHFHASAMDIRIPGVSPRKLYEFAESLDTGGMGIGLYPRAGFVHIDFRAPGAKSYRWVDRSPPGGSGPDKAPSRKWHRKRRRPTS; from the coding sequence ATGACGTGGACGAAGCTTGCTGCGGCCGCCGCGTTCGCGGTGGCGACGGTCGTCGCGGAGGCCTCGCCGGCCGAGGCTCGCCCCGCGCAGCGCGCCGCCTCCGCGGCGCCGGCGCAGCGCGCGGCGCGGCGCACGACCAGGGCGCGGCGCGCGCGGCGCGGCGTGCGCGAGTGCCGCCGCGTGCGCGGACATCGGCGGTGTCGCTGGGTGCCCGTATTCGCGGGCCACGGCGTGGCCGCGTCGCGGCTGCGGACCGAGCCGCTGCCCAAACCCAGCGGCGACATCCACCTGTGGCTCGTCAACTTCCGCGAGGACGTGGCGGTCCACATCTACCGCGACGACGGCTCGCTGGACGACGAGGCACTGGCTGCACTCGACCACGCATTTCGTTGCAAGCGCACCCGTGAGGAGCGCGCGGTCGACCCGCGCCTGTACGAGGTGCTGTCGATCATCTACGACCACTTCGGGCGGCGTCGCATCGAGTTGGTGTCCGGTTTTCGTTTCCAACGCAACGAAAAGAGCCGCCACTTCCACGCGTCGGCGATGGACATCCGCATTCCGGGCGTGAGCCCGCGCAAGCTGTACGAGTTCGCCGAGTCGCTGGATACCGGCGGCATGGGCATCGGCCTGTACCCGCGCGCCGGCTTCGTCCACATCGACTTCCGCGCGCCCGGCGCCAAGAGCTATCGCTGGGTCGATCGCAGCCCACCGGGCGGCAGCGGGCCCGACAAGGCGCCGTCGCGCAAGTGGCACCGCAAGCGCCGGCGGCCGACGTCGTAG
- a CDS encoding deaminase, whose protein sequence is MHIAQVVSSRSTCHRKFVGAVIVRDRTILSTGYNGSIRGMPHCTDVGHMMEDGHCVATIHAEANAILQAAKNGVMIEGATVYVTASPCWNCFKQCANAGIRRICYGEFYRDDRIFDVAAKIGLELVHVPVNAVLNEVLLPPV, encoded by the coding sequence ATGCACATCGCCCAGGTGGTGTCGTCGCGGTCGACCTGCCACCGCAAGTTCGTCGGTGCGGTGATCGTCCGCGACCGGACGATCCTGTCGACCGGCTACAACGGGTCGATCCGGGGCATGCCCCACTGCACCGACGTGGGCCACATGATGGAGGACGGCCACTGCGTCGCGACCATCCACGCGGAGGCCAACGCGATCCTCCAGGCCGCGAAAAACGGCGTGATGATCGAAGGCGCGACCGTCTACGTCACGGCGAGTCCGTGCTGGAACTGCTTCAAACAATGTGCCAACGCGGGCATTCGGCGCATCTGTTACGGCGAATTCTACCGGGATGACCGGATCTTCGACGTGGCCGCGAAGATCGGGCTCGAGCTGGTCCACGTCCCGGTCAACGCGGTGCTCAACGAGGTGCTGTTGCCGCCGGTGTGA